The proteins below are encoded in one region of Fusobacterium massiliense:
- a CDS encoding translocation/assembly module TamB domain-containing protein: protein MKIFTILKKIPKKISIPLGITLATTLAISTTLMRIENIVEKISTKYINGRIKIENVDLSLTNTKIENIKLYDDKNNVLAYFPKVEIKNTGSSLLHLKIDEIKVNSGDIYVVRDKEGKLNFQKLIEDKKKEKKEEDKKEKKKKEEKNKEYKPKSLPINKINIENIKINYTDEKLSPKLNREINNISAHIISNKVDGIDAKILVNSDNIKLNTEYRNKEKPIDLKLNIEKFLLDKDLLQSLVNKPELHFSDINIKSDLSILSDKKLDGTTINGTFSLDMPNFKYDNLDTEVKNISLKSVFLGKDGEVVLKLNIFNTDKEFKAVYKNKELNSIIVFDRVDEKILNSFIPLRKKNLDFKNINIEDIKTIIHYSDEKGLTVDTSLKANESKYSILELDDFKVNASLKDGLGKLDVNILTKIKNIDEKISIKAKNEKEKTELLVQLNSLDKNSLLPNINLKSTIENKKDNIKAIVDSNIVDFSADYLKNDKKLKVFGNEFLINYSVKEKKITDGKGKIPFEIYNLVNYLDFDAENNKVEVKELRMADKDDKKKNLVIKGEANLDKKTFNFDYIAENAFIQKKIDDKDIKLNFTGNGKITGEKTNLESLGKIDNLSLEYIGKINEIKGNYEFNKNKDDLKAKFLGEIKNIGYKNYTFKDFKLDVEFLNKELIIKNFKNKQILFKGKYNIKEKDISAEANIDRLSNKDINLDKVGFLLENFRVKINGKIDNPKAYTDLGTTIVTLPNKAKLKVTGKVELENGNVGIKGININNSSIKGNYLIKDKKLNLNASLNEKKLSELTGGKDLGYALQGNLKVNGVAGNLNAELSGGILNDFSKNKYPDIIYKMSYKASNYSDGIVNLENISLSDRNLGEILTLIGRVDLKNKTLDIRNRNNKINLEKIANIINQDLVGILDIDLKAKGNLKNPNYSLLLNSNEIKLKDIPLRDLSLKINGDIKKAKINDMRVALYGNVIKGLAEYDIENKKYFANINSEDKIEIKKLKPLLEKYNLTKLDGNVILNAHIDEKNRNIRVALDNISLSVPKYYIDVKGTKGEINIKNENLTLDGISSKINGAPLEIKGEADLKNVSKIDKNRILKDLPYKFILSLKDFKYEYPKVAKVNVNVENMLISNKGLKGNIVLKNGILYDIPNDYKSAFSIIKSQLEKRKKKKNEVATTKIEKKESKNNKDKKDIQKTLDMLMPIDLSIQTEKPFVIDMDNFNLVVPEIYGNLDIDLALKGRDGRYFIDGETELKDGYMFVNTNEFKINRALITFNENSKIPDINPNIFFETSVEMDDDEYTLEVYGLLKKLRYSLKSKYGKTGGDLNGLITHPNSDGGIYIYGTGNEVFLNFMKNLVAGQLVETVVGSARKYTKRKLDLTRLVIKPEVTVYNTDRNSENSSKEVDKDNTQNNRGQNKQIYSIALNLEAKDNIYKNKLFWYAKAKVLGTGRDVVNQTMTVQSKMREYDVGLEYKIDESKSVEVGVGTIQDKYRTDENKNYRKNNYHVGYKIRKRYKSFSEIFSF from the coding sequence ATGAAGATATTTACTATATTAAAAAAAATACCTAAAAAAATTTCAATACCTCTTGGAATAACTCTAGCTACTACGCTAGCTATTTCTACAACTTTAATGAGAATAGAAAATATTGTAGAAAAAATAAGTACAAAATATATAAATGGAAGAATAAAAATAGAAAATGTAGATTTATCTTTAACTAATACTAAAATTGAAAATATAAAGCTATATGATGATAAAAATAATGTGTTGGCATATTTTCCAAAAGTTGAAATTAAGAATACAGGCAGTAGTTTATTACACCTTAAAATAGATGAAATAAAAGTAAATTCTGGGGATATTTATGTTGTTAGAGACAAAGAAGGAAAATTAAATTTTCAAAAGCTAATTGAAGATAAGAAAAAAGAGAAAAAAGAAGAAGATAAAAAAGAAAAAAAGAAAAAGGAAGAAAAAAATAAAGAATATAAACCGAAATCTTTACCAATAAATAAAATAAATATAGAAAATATAAAAATAAATTATACTGATGAAAAATTATCTCCAAAGTTAAATAGAGAGATAAATAATATTTCAGCTCACATTATATCAAATAAAGTAGATGGGATAGATGCTAAGATTTTAGTAAATTCAGATAATATAAAGCTAAACACAGAGTATAGAAACAAAGAAAAACCAATAGATTTAAAATTAAATATAGAGAAATTCTTATTAGATAAAGATTTGTTGCAAAGTTTAGTTAATAAGCCTGAGCTACACTTTTCAGATATCAATATAAAATCGGATTTATCTATTTTATCAGATAAAAAATTAGATGGAACAACAATTAATGGGACTTTTTCTTTAGATATGCCTAATTTTAAATACGATAATTTGGATACTGAAGTAAAAAATATATCTTTAAAATCCGTTTTTCTAGGTAAAGATGGGGAAGTTGTATTGAAGTTAAATATTTTTAATACTGATAAGGAATTTAAAGCTGTATATAAAAATAAGGAATTAAATTCAATAATAGTTTTTGATAGAGTAGATGAAAAAATACTAAACAGCTTTATTCCGTTAAGAAAAAAGAATTTGGATTTTAAAAATATTAATATTGAGGATATAAAAACAATTATACATTATTCAGATGAAAAAGGTCTTACTGTTGATACCAGTTTAAAGGCAAATGAATCTAAGTATAGTATCTTGGAGCTTGATGATTTCAAAGTTAATGCTAGTTTAAAAGATGGGTTAGGAAAACTTGATGTAAATATATTAACTAAAATAAAAAATATAGATGAAAAAATAAGTATAAAAGCAAAAAATGAAAAAGAAAAAACAGAATTATTAGTTCAACTTAATTCTTTAGATAAAAATTCTTTGTTGCCGAATATTAATTTAAAATCTACGATTGAGAATAAAAAAGATAATATAAAAGCTATAGTCGATTCAAATATAGTTGATTTTTCTGCAGATTACTTAAAAAATGATAAGAAATTAAAAGTTTTTGGAAACGAATTTTTAATAAATTATTCTGTAAAAGAAAAGAAAATAACTGATGGAAAAGGGAAAATTCCTTTTGAAATATATAATTTGGTTAATTATTTAGATTTCGATGCTGAAAACAATAAAGTTGAAGTTAAAGAATTAAGAATGGCTGATAAAGATGACAAAAAGAAGAATCTTGTTATAAAAGGTGAAGCTAATCTTGATAAAAAGACATTTAATTTCGACTATATTGCAGAAAATGCATTTATTCAGAAAAAAATAGATGATAAGGATATTAAATTAAATTTTACTGGAAATGGAAAAATTACAGGGGAAAAAACGAATCTTGAAAGTTTAGGTAAAATTGATAATTTAAGTCTTGAGTATATTGGAAAAATAAATGAAATAAAAGGGAACTATGAGTTTAACAAAAATAAAGATGATTTGAAAGCAAAATTTTTAGGAGAAATAAAAAATATCGGTTATAAGAATTACACTTTTAAAGACTTTAAATTAGATGTAGAATTTCTAAATAAAGAATTAATTATAAAGAATTTTAAAAATAAACAAATATTATTTAAGGGAAAGTATAATATAAAGGAAAAAGATATTTCAGCTGAAGCTAATATAGATAGATTAAGTAACAAAGATATAAATCTTGATAAAGTAGGCTTTTTGTTGGAAAATTTTAGAGTAAAAATTAATGGTAAAATTGATAATCCTAAGGCTTATACCGATTTAGGAACAACAATAGTAACTTTACCAAATAAGGCTAAGCTAAAAGTTACAGGGAAAGTAGAGCTTGAAAATGGAAATGTTGGAATAAAGGGAATAAATATTAATAATAGTTCTATAAAAGGAAATTATCTAATCAAAGATAAAAAACTAAATCTTAATGCTTCTTTAAATGAAAAGAAGTTAAGTGAGCTTACAGGTGGAAAAGATTTAGGTTATGCTTTGCAAGGGAATTTAAAAGTTAATGGAGTTGCAGGGAATTTAAATGCTGAATTATCTGGTGGAATTTTAAACGATTTTTCAAAAAATAAATACCCAGATATTATTTATAAGATGAGCTATAAAGCTAGTAATTATTCAGATGGTATTGTAAATCTTGAGAATATAAGTCTAAGTGATAGAAACTTAGGAGAAATTTTGACTTTGATTGGTCGAGTAGACTTAAAAAATAAGACCTTAGATATCAGAAACAGAAACAATAAAATTAATTTAGAAAAAATAGCGAATATAATAAATCAAGATTTAGTAGGAATTTTAGATATTGATTTGAAAGCAAAGGGAAATTTAAAAAATCCTAATTATAGCTTATTATTAAATTCTAATGAGATTAAATTAAAAGATATTCCTTTAAGAGACTTATCTTTAAAAATTAATGGAGATATTAAAAAAGCTAAAATAAATGATATGAGAGTTGCTTTATATGGAAATGTTATAAAAGGTTTAGCTGAGTATGATATAGAAAATAAGAAATATTTTGCAAATATAAACTCCGAAGATAAAATAGAGATAAAAAAATTAAAACCTTTACTAGAAAAGTATAATTTAACAAAATTAGATGGAAATGTAATTTTAAATGCTCATATAGATGAAAAAAATAGGAATATTAGGGTAGCCTTAGATAATATTTCTCTGTCTGTACCAAAATATTATATAGATGTAAAAGGAACAAAAGGGGAAATAAATATAAAAAATGAAAATTTAACTTTAGATGGAATTTCGTCAAAAATAAATGGAGCTCCTTTGGAAATAAAAGGGGAAGCAGATTTAAAGAATGTATCAAAAATTGATAAAAATAGGATATTAAAAGATTTACCGTATAAATTTATATTATCTTTAAAGGATTTTAAGTATGAATATCCGAAAGTTGCAAAGGTAAATGTAAATGTAGAAAATATGCTTATAAGCAATAAAGGATTAAAAGGAAATATTGTTTTAAAGAATGGAATTTTATACGATATCCCGAATGACTATAAAAGTGCTTTTAGTATAATAAAATCTCAATTAGAAAAAAGAAAAAAGAAAAAAAATGAAGTAGCTACAACTAAAATTGAGAAAAAAGAGTCTAAAAACAATAAAGATAAAAAAGATATTCAAAAGACATTAGATATGCTTATGCCTATTGATCTTTCTATTCAAACAGAAAAACCTTTTGTTATAGATATGGATAATTTTAATTTAGTAGTTCCAGAAATTTATGGAAATTTAGATATTGATTTAGCTCTAAAAGGAAGAGATGGAAGATATTTTATTGATGGAGAAACAGAATTAAAAGATGGATATATGTTTGTCAATACCAATGAATTTAAGATAAATCGTGCTTTGATTACATTTAATGAAAATTCAAAAATACCAGATATAAATCCGAACATATTTTTTGAAACAAGTGTTGAAATGGACGATGATGAGTATACTTTAGAAGTGTATGGCCTATTAAAAAAACTTAGATATAGCCTTAAATCTAAATATGGGAAAACAGGTGGAGATTTAAATGGATTGATAACACATCCTAATTCAGATGGGGGGATATATATTTATGGAACAGGTAATGAAGTCTTTTTAAATTTTATGAAAAACTTAGTGGCAGGTCAATTGGTCGAAACTGTTGTAGGATCGGCAAGAAAATATACAAAAAGAAAATTAGATTTAACTAGACTAGTCATTAAACCTGAAGTAACTGTATATAATACAGATAGGAATTCAGAAAATAGTAGCAAAGAAGTAGATAAAGATAATACTCAAAACAATAGAGGGCAAAATAAGCAAATATATAGTATAGCTCTAAATTTGGAAGCAAAAGATAATATTTACAAAAATAAATTATTCTGGTATGCTAAAGCTAAGGTATTAGGAACAGGAAGAGATGTTGTAAATCAAACTATGACTGTTCAAAGTAAAATGAGAGAATATGATGTTGGATTGGAATATAAAATAGATGAGAGTAAAAGTGTTGAAGTAGGAGTAGGAACAATTCAAGATAAATATAGGACTGATGAGAATAAAAATTATAGAAAAAATAACTATCACGTGGGCTATAAAATAAGAAAAAGATATAAAAGTTTTTCTGAAATATTCTCGTTTTAA